The proteins below are encoded in one region of Streptomyces sp. NBC_00490:
- a CDS encoding transglutaminase-like domain-containing protein codes for MPETKEALAFYAAQSTYSDPGTLAGVYAGLPHDPAELARIARDLLIHRLEGDLFGHTHPTDRLHNDAESRYIDDTLRILVARNAAPLPVRRGPADRFVGTCRDFTLLHCSFLRHAGIPARVRIGFADYWGSSFHGDHVVTEYWDAERGWLLADAQLADPFVSGHWKVDFDPMDVPRDRFLVAGEAWRAIREQGADERTFGLHGPQEGPFWGERYVTGSIRLDLAALNKVETLLWDVWGEDEGEPGTPLPEPSRKFYDGVAPVVSDEISFQAARKLFAENEVLRTPQTVTSYAPFNGPSVITLR; via the coding sequence ATGCCCGAGACCAAGGAAGCCCTCGCCTTCTACGCCGCCCAGAGCACGTACTCCGACCCGGGCACACTCGCCGGCGTCTACGCCGGTCTGCCGCACGACCCGGCCGAACTCGCCCGCATCGCACGGGACTTGCTCATCCACCGCCTCGAGGGCGACCTCTTCGGCCACACCCACCCGACCGACCGCCTCCACAACGACGCCGAGTCCCGGTACATCGACGACACCTTGCGCATCCTCGTCGCCCGCAACGCCGCCCCGCTGCCGGTCAGACGCGGTCCCGCCGACCGTTTCGTCGGCACCTGCCGGGACTTCACCCTGCTGCACTGCTCGTTCCTGCGCCACGCGGGCATCCCGGCCCGGGTCCGGATCGGCTTCGCCGACTACTGGGGGTCCAGCTTCCACGGCGACCACGTCGTCACCGAGTACTGGGACGCCGAACGCGGCTGGCTGCTCGCCGACGCCCAGCTCGCCGACCCCTTCGTCAGCGGCCACTGGAAGGTGGACTTCGACCCGATGGACGTCCCCCGCGACCGCTTCCTCGTCGCTGGCGAGGCATGGCGGGCGATCCGCGAACAGGGCGCCGACGAGAGGACGTTCGGCCTCCACGGCCCACAGGAGGGACCGTTCTGGGGCGAGCGGTACGTGACCGGCAGCATCCGCCTCGACCTGGCCGCCCTCAACAAGGTCGAGACCCTGCTGTGGGACGTCTGGGGAGAGGACGAGGGCGAACCGGGAACCCCCCTGCCGGAGCCGTCACGGAAGTTCTACGACGGGGTGGCACCAGTCGTCTCGGACGAGATCTCTTTCCAGGCAGCACGAAAGCTGTTCGCAGAGAACGAGGTGCTGCGCACCCCACAAACAGTGACCTCCTACGCCCCCTTCAACGGCCCGAGCGTCATAACGCTCCGCTAG
- a CDS encoding DUF6232 family protein, with amino-acid sequence MERTEPPGHYDIPPPPLVPPQALHGIDLRVGKHLLWVGGGAYPLANITRVYTFMLTPRRKDATVLFLKRVAIILSVAFTMTILGGLTSLASESMAGGILTFVWLGAIAALVFSLVELVAVLSSPTLYVLAVETSGPSIAMVTSSDPHQLDQLVGNIVHAIEHPETEFHVRVDRLTVNPRNYYFGDNVNMYGGTGNVGMANR; translated from the coding sequence TTGGAGAGAACCGAACCACCAGGGCACTACGACATCCCGCCCCCGCCCCTGGTCCCGCCGCAGGCGTTACACGGCATCGATCTGCGGGTCGGCAAGCACCTCCTCTGGGTCGGCGGCGGCGCGTATCCACTGGCGAACATCACCCGCGTCTACACCTTCATGCTCACGCCCCGCCGCAAGGACGCCACCGTGCTCTTCCTCAAGCGCGTGGCGATCATCCTGTCGGTGGCGTTCACCATGACGATCCTCGGCGGTCTCACCAGCCTCGCGAGCGAGAGCATGGCCGGCGGGATCCTCACCTTCGTCTGGCTGGGCGCGATCGCCGCGCTGGTATTCAGCCTGGTGGAGCTGGTGGCCGTACTGTCCTCACCCACCCTGTACGTGCTGGCCGTCGAGACGTCGGGCCCGTCCATCGCCATGGTCACCAGCTCCGACCCGCACCAACTGGACCAGCTCGTCGGCAACATCGTGCACGCCATCGAGCACCCCGAGACCGAGTTCCACGTCAGGGTCGACCGCCTCACGGTCAACCCCAGGAACTACTACTTCGGCGACAACGTCAACATGTACGGCGGTACGGGCAACGTGGGGATGGCGAACCGATGA
- the argG gene encoding argininosuccinate synthase yields the protein MSKVLTSLPAGERVGIAFSGGLDTSVAVAWMRDKGAVPCTYTADIGQYDEPDIASVPGRAQTYGAEIARLVDCRAALVEEGLAALTCGAFHIRSGGRAYFNTTPLGRAVTGTLLVRAMLEDDVQIWGDGSTYKGNDIERFYRYGLLANPHLRIYKPWLDAAFVTELGGRKEMSEWLVAHQLPYRDSTEKAYSTDANIWGATHEAKTLEHLDTSLETVEPIMGVKFWDPSVEIATEDVTIGFEQGRPVTINGKEFASAVDLVLEANAIGGRHGLGMSDQIENRIIEAKSRGIYEAPGMALLHAAYERLVNAIHNEDTLAQYHNEGRRLGRLMYEGRWLDPQALMIRESLQRWVGAAVTGEVTLRLRRGEDYSILDTTGPAFSYHPDKLSMERTEDSAFGPVDRIGQLTMRNLDIADSRAKLEQYAVLGLIGTGSPTIGASQAAATGLIGTMPELSEGGAEVIASRGEVSEEDALLDRAAMEMGTD from the coding sequence ATGTCCAAGGTCCTCACCTCCCTGCCCGCCGGCGAGCGCGTCGGCATCGCCTTCTCGGGCGGCCTCGACACCTCCGTCGCGGTCGCGTGGATGCGTGACAAGGGCGCCGTCCCGTGCACCTACACCGCCGACATCGGCCAGTACGACGAGCCCGACATCGCCTCGGTGCCCGGCCGCGCCCAGACCTACGGCGCCGAGATCGCGCGCCTGGTCGACTGCCGCGCCGCGCTGGTCGAGGAGGGCCTGGCCGCACTCACCTGCGGCGCGTTCCACATCCGCTCCGGCGGGCGCGCGTACTTCAACACCACCCCCCTCGGCCGTGCCGTCACCGGCACGCTGCTGGTCCGGGCGATGCTCGAGGACGACGTTCAGATCTGGGGCGACGGCTCGACGTACAAGGGCAACGACATCGAGCGGTTCTACCGCTACGGTCTGCTCGCCAACCCGCACCTGCGGATCTACAAGCCCTGGCTGGACGCGGCGTTCGTGACCGAGCTCGGCGGCCGCAAGGAGATGTCCGAGTGGCTGGTCGCCCACCAGCTGCCCTACCGGGACTCCACGGAGAAGGCGTACTCCACCGACGCCAACATCTGGGGCGCCACCCACGAGGCCAAGACCCTCGAGCACCTGGACACCAGCCTCGAGACCGTCGAGCCGATCATGGGCGTCAAGTTCTGGGACCCGTCGGTCGAGATCGCCACCGAGGACGTGACGATCGGCTTCGAGCAGGGCCGCCCGGTCACGATCAACGGCAAGGAGTTCGCCTCCGCCGTGGACCTGGTCCTGGAGGCCAACGCCATCGGCGGCCGCCACGGCCTGGGCATGTCCGACCAGATCGAGAACCGGATCATCGAGGCCAAGAGCCGCGGCATCTACGAGGCGCCCGGCATGGCCCTCCTGCACGCCGCGTACGAGCGCCTCGTCAACGCGATCCACAACGAGGACACCCTCGCCCAGTACCACAACGAGGGCCGTCGCCTCGGCCGGCTCATGTACGAGGGCCGCTGGCTGGACCCGCAGGCGCTGATGATCCGCGAGTCGCTCCAGCGCTGGGTCGGCGCGGCCGTCACCGGCGAGGTCACCCTGCGCCTGCGCCGGGGTGAGGACTACTCGATCCTCGACACCACGGGCCCGGCGTTCAGCTACCACCCCGACAAGCTCTCCATGGAGCGCACCGAGGACTCGGCCTTCGGCCCCGTCGACCGCATCGGCCAGCTGACCATGCGCAACCTCGACATCGCCGACTCCCGCGCCAAGCTGGAGCAGTACGCGGTCCTCGGCCTCATCGGCACCGGCAGCCCCACCATCGGCGCCTCCCAGGCGGCGGCGACGGGCCTGATCGGCACGATGCCGGAACTGTCGGAGGGCGGCGCCGAGGTCATCGCCTCGCGCGGCGAGGTCTCCGAGGAGGACGCGCTGCTGGACAGGGCGGCGATGGAGATGGGCACGGACTGA
- a CDS encoding quinone oxidoreductase family protein, with protein MRAVEIQEHGGPEVLEVVEVDVPEPGPGQVSVDVAYAGINFADLKARETGYRVPSLPFRPGLEISGHVRALGAGVTGLTVGQEVAALTAGGAYAEVAVADAATVFAVPSGVGLRTAATLPTVLPTSYALIHSVGRLQPGETVLVQGAAGGVGTVAGRLAKAAGATVLGVVSSAGKAAFAKEHGSYDEVFVGDFDKAVQESTHGRGVDLALDPVGGDTFRASLAALAPFGRLVSFGNASGAEPWSVGQPELFPYGVSVGGFSILTLARTAPDELRALTERAFAKVADETVTLPVTAEFDLAEAAEAHRLMGARTSTGKLLLRVNG; from the coding sequence ATGCGCGCGGTCGAGATCCAGGAACACGGCGGTCCCGAGGTCCTCGAGGTCGTCGAGGTGGACGTCCCCGAGCCCGGCCCCGGGCAGGTGAGCGTCGACGTGGCCTACGCCGGGATCAACTTCGCCGACCTGAAGGCGAGGGAGACCGGATACCGGGTGCCGTCGCTGCCCTTCCGGCCGGGGCTCGAGATCTCCGGGCACGTGCGGGCCCTCGGCGCGGGCGTCACGGGGCTCACCGTCGGCCAGGAGGTCGCCGCACTGACCGCCGGCGGCGCCTACGCCGAGGTCGCCGTCGCGGACGCGGCCACCGTCTTCGCGGTCCCCTCCGGCGTCGGCCTGCGCACCGCCGCGACCCTGCCGACCGTACTGCCGACGTCGTACGCGCTCATCCACTCCGTAGGCCGGCTCCAGCCCGGCGAGACGGTCCTCGTGCAGGGTGCCGCCGGGGGCGTCGGGACGGTCGCGGGCCGGCTGGCGAAGGCGGCCGGGGCCACCGTCCTGGGGGTCGTGTCGAGCGCGGGGAAGGCCGCCTTCGCGAAGGAGCACGGCTCCTACGACGAGGTCTTCGTCGGCGACTTCGACAAGGCCGTACAGGAATCCACCCACGGCCGCGGCGTCGACCTCGCCCTCGACCCCGTCGGCGGCGACACCTTCCGCGCCTCACTCGCCGCCCTCGCCCCCTTCGGGCGCCTCGTCTCCTTCGGCAACGCGAGCGGCGCCGAGCCGTGGAGCGTCGGGCAGCCCGAGCTGTTCCCGTACGGCGTGAGCGTCGGCGGCTTCTCCATCCTCACCCTCGCCCGGACCGCGCCCGACGAGCTGCGGGCCCTCACCGAGCGGGCCTTCGCGAAGGTCGCCGACGAGACCGTCACCCTCCCCGTCACCGCCGAGTTCGACCTGGCCGAGGCGGCGGAGGCGCACCGGCTGATGGGGGCACGGACGAGCACGGGCAAGCTGCTGCTGCGCGTGAACGGCTAG
- a CDS encoding ArsR/SmtB family transcription factor, whose translation MATTSHRAAPEHTHPDDVPVLAALAALADPVRVQLVRELAASADWSRSCGTFDVPVGKAAKSHHFAVLRAAGLVEQRDEGPRRVNRLRREEFEARFPGLLALVLREDVVS comes from the coding sequence ATGGCCACCACCAGTCATCGCGCCGCCCCCGAGCACACCCACCCCGACGACGTGCCCGTCCTGGCCGCCCTCGCGGCGCTCGCCGACCCCGTGCGCGTGCAACTGGTGCGGGAGCTCGCCGCCTCCGCCGACTGGTCGCGCAGCTGCGGCACCTTCGACGTGCCGGTCGGCAAGGCGGCCAAGAGTCATCACTTCGCGGTGCTGCGCGCGGCCGGGCTCGTGGAGCAGCGTGACGAGGGGCCCAGGCGGGTCAACCGGCTGCGGCGGGAGGAGTTCGAGGCCCGGTTCCCGGGGCTGCTGGCGCTGGTTCTGCGCGAAGATGTCGTTTCCTGA
- a CDS encoding purine-cytosine permease family protein yields MTTAPAGSATAIAPAYGDKVIAVETAGSEPIPDSERHGGPLQLLWTWASPNIEFATVYIGVISVLFFGLSFWQATAALLLGTALGALTQGILSLDGPRFGVPQMAIGRFSFGYRGNLLPSGVNALVAGVGWFAVNSVSAAFALNTLTDLRPLPSLLIVVAAEVVIGFIGHNFVHAFEKYAFPALAVVFLLAGVWTFKEADLGGSGAGGGIGGFLLAFSTAWGYAAGWNPGASDYSRYLPRTANRFKTVLYPAVGLFVSIAIVSVIGAASATIVTPEGATPTAAFTGHLPGWLSDLVLLAIILGAVSANALNVYSSAMSITSLGLRLPPWLGRSAIVVLCGLAGTAAAWASLADAGHAYEAFLLVIAYWVGPWLGVVLVERWRQARIPDEMLAARIADRTFTNWPGIAALLTGIVVSVPLFSNQEKYVGWVPEQWPSFGDITCLVGFAVSAGLYAVLRRADQPTSA; encoded by the coding sequence ATGACGACTGCTCCGGCCGGTTCCGCCACGGCCATCGCCCCCGCATACGGTGACAAGGTCATCGCCGTCGAGACGGCCGGCTCGGAACCGATCCCGGACTCCGAGCGCCATGGCGGCCCGCTCCAGCTGCTGTGGACGTGGGCCTCTCCGAACATCGAGTTCGCGACCGTCTACATCGGCGTGATCTCGGTCCTCTTCTTCGGTCTGAGCTTCTGGCAGGCGACCGCGGCCCTGCTCCTGGGCACGGCGCTGGGCGCGCTGACGCAGGGGATCCTGTCGCTGGACGGTCCGCGGTTCGGTGTTCCGCAGATGGCGATCGGCCGCTTCTCCTTCGGTTACCGGGGGAATCTGCTGCCGTCGGGGGTCAACGCCCTGGTCGCGGGCGTCGGTTGGTTCGCGGTGAACAGTGTGAGCGCGGCCTTCGCCCTCAACACGCTGACGGATCTGCGACCGCTCCCCTCGCTGTTGATCGTGGTCGCGGCCGAGGTCGTGATCGGTTTCATCGGCCACAACTTCGTCCACGCCTTCGAGAAGTACGCCTTCCCGGCCCTGGCGGTGGTCTTCCTGCTGGCCGGGGTGTGGACCTTCAAGGAGGCCGACCTGGGCGGCTCCGGCGCGGGCGGCGGCATCGGCGGCTTCCTCCTGGCGTTCAGCACCGCCTGGGGTTACGCGGCGGGCTGGAACCCGGGCGCCTCGGACTACTCCCGCTATCTCCCGCGCACGGCGAACCGCTTCAAGACGGTCCTGTACCCGGCGGTCGGTCTCTTCGTGTCGATCGCGATCGTGTCGGTGATCGGCGCGGCCTCGGCGACGATCGTCACCCCCGAGGGCGCCACCCCGACGGCCGCCTTCACCGGCCATCTCCCGGGCTGGCTCAGTGACTTGGTGCTGCTGGCGATCATCCTGGGCGCGGTCTCCGCGAACGCCCTGAACGTCTACTCCTCGGCCATGTCGATCACCTCGCTGGGTCTGAGGCTCCCGCCGTGGCTCGGCCGCAGCGCCATCGTCGTGCTGTGCGGTCTCGCCGGTACGGCGGCGGCGTGGGCGTCGCTGGCGGACGCGGGGCACGCCTACGAGGCGTTCCTGCTGGTGATCGCGTACTGGGTGGGTCCGTGGCTCGGGGTGGTGCTGGTCGAGCGGTGGCGGCAGGCGCGGATACCGGACGAGATGCTGGCCGCGAGGATCGCCGACCGCACCTTCACCAACTGGCCGGGTATCGCCGCCCTGTTGACGGGCATCGTGGTGTCCGTGCCGCTCTTCTCCAACCAGGAGAAATACGTCGGGTGGGTGCCGGAGCAATGGCCGTCGTTCGGTGACATCACGTGCCTGGTCGGGTTCGCGGTGAGCGCGGGGTTGTACGCGGTACTGCGGCGGGCGGATCAGCCGACGTCGGCGTGA
- a CDS encoding DMT family transporter → MTSESKGTESKGIAQLTTAMVLSGTLGVFVVESGASPFNVVFFRVLFGALALGGYVIARGWLRDHGFTPRTLALAVLGGVFIVFNWVFLFQSYENTSISVATVVYHTQPFYVVLLGALLFRERLTAAKVGWIALAFAGLTLVSGVTPGDFTSGGTYLLGVGQALLAALLYGLSTLVTKRITGVRPHLIALVQVLVGIPLLLPFADFGAMAGTGADWGWLVGLGFIHTGVMYVLMYAAYAQLPVSKIAVLAFVYPAVAMVMDWAVYGHHIGLVQALGVPLIVLASLKVTLARTPRVVTSRRTTSAPAPVAPQPR, encoded by the coding sequence ATGACCTCAGAGAGCAAGGGCACAGAGAGCAAGGGCATCGCCCAGCTGACGACCGCGATGGTGCTGTCCGGCACCCTCGGCGTCTTCGTCGTCGAGTCGGGCGCCTCGCCGTTCAACGTCGTCTTCTTCCGCGTCCTGTTCGGCGCCCTCGCGCTCGGCGGCTATGTCATCGCCCGCGGCTGGCTCCGCGACCACGGCTTCACCCCGCGCACCCTCGCACTCGCCGTCCTGGGCGGGGTGTTCATCGTCTTCAACTGGGTGTTCCTCTTCCAGTCGTACGAGAACACGTCGATCTCCGTCGCGACGGTGGTCTACCACACCCAGCCGTTCTACGTCGTGCTGCTGGGCGCCCTGCTCTTCCGCGAGCGGCTGACGGCCGCCAAGGTCGGCTGGATCGCCCTGGCCTTCGCGGGCCTCACTCTCGTATCCGGCGTGACACCAGGGGACTTCACCAGCGGCGGCACCTATCTCCTCGGCGTCGGACAGGCGTTGCTCGCCGCGCTCCTCTACGGGCTGTCCACCCTGGTCACCAAGCGCATCACCGGCGTCCGCCCCCACCTCATCGCCCTCGTCCAGGTCCTCGTCGGCATCCCCCTGTTGCTCCCCTTCGCCGACTTCGGCGCGATGGCCGGCACGGGCGCGGACTGGGGCTGGCTGGTCGGGCTCGGGTTCATCCACACGGGCGTCATGTACGTCCTGATGTACGCCGCCTACGCCCAGCTGCCGGTCTCGAAGATCGCCGTACTCGCCTTCGTCTACCCGGCCGTCGCCATGGTCATGGACTGGGCGGTGTACGGCCACCACATCGGCCTCGTGCAGGCGCTGGGCGTCCCGCTGATCGTGCTGGCGAGCCTCAAGGTGACGCTGGCCCGCACTCCCCGGGTCGTCACGTCCCGTCGTACGACGTCTGCTCCCGCACCAGTCGCACCGCAGCCTCGATGA
- a CDS encoding LysR family transcriptional regulator — protein MELRLLVTFEKVATVLSFTRAAAELSYAQSSVTSQIRALEDSLGTPLFDRLGSRIRLTEAGERLLPYARQIIELSAEARAAVVDAEEPSGTLAVGTMESLTSYRLPPLLELFHHRHPKVRLSLRTTLGDETRQALRQGTYDVGFLMEPETEHPGLESRVLAPEPLVLVAAPGHPLAGKSPALKTEDLTEVQLVGTEPGCPYRDLFESELVHRTGSPPPFMEFGTIEATKRGVAGGLGVALLPRVTVGAELASGALVELPWEPPFQLYTQVAWRAGKRLPRHLTLFIEAAVRLVREQTSYDGT, from the coding sequence ATGGAGCTGCGGCTGCTCGTCACCTTCGAGAAGGTCGCGACCGTCCTGAGCTTCACCCGGGCCGCGGCCGAGCTGAGCTACGCGCAGTCCAGCGTGACCAGCCAGATCCGCGCCCTGGAGGACTCCCTGGGCACCCCGCTGTTCGACCGGCTCGGCAGCCGCATCCGGCTGACGGAGGCCGGGGAGCGGCTGCTGCCGTACGCGCGGCAGATCATCGAGCTGAGCGCGGAGGCCCGCGCGGCGGTCGTCGACGCGGAGGAACCCTCGGGCACGCTCGCCGTCGGCACGATGGAGTCGCTGACCTCCTACCGGCTGCCGCCGCTCCTGGAGCTCTTCCACCACCGCCATCCCAAGGTCCGGCTCTCGCTGCGCACGACGCTGGGCGACGAGACCCGGCAGGCGCTGCGGCAGGGCACGTACGACGTGGGCTTCCTGATGGAGCCGGAGACCGAGCATCCGGGGCTGGAGAGCAGGGTGCTCGCGCCGGAGCCGCTGGTCCTGGTCGCCGCGCCCGGCCATCCGCTCGCCGGGAAGAGCCCCGCGCTCAAGACGGAGGACCTCACCGAGGTCCAGCTCGTGGGCACCGAACCCGGCTGCCCCTACCGCGACCTCTTCGAGTCCGAGCTCGTCCACCGCACCGGATCGCCGCCGCCCTTCATGGAGTTCGGCACGATCGAGGCGACCAAGCGGGGGGTGGCGGGCGGTCTCGGCGTGGCGCTGCTGCCCCGGGTGACGGTGGGCGCGGAGCTGGCGTCCGGGGCGTTGGTGGAGCTGCCGTGGGAGCCGCCGTTCCAGCTGTACACGCAGGTGGCGTGGCGGGCGGGGAAGCGCCTGCCACGCCATCTGACGCTGTTCATCGAGGCTGCGGTGCGACTGGTGCGGGAGCAGACGTCGTACGACGGGACGTGA
- a CDS encoding PLD nuclease N-terminal domain-containing protein, whose translation MLRVLMFLVPLALSVYTFIDCISTKEEDVRHMPKPLWAILVLLFPLVGSISWLIAGKKRSPAAEGWSGVRERGGRGQWVAPDDNPDFLKSLGEDKKERGEDGPKEG comes from the coding sequence ATGCTCCGGGTGCTGATGTTCCTCGTCCCACTGGCGCTGAGCGTGTACACGTTCATCGACTGCATCAGCACGAAGGAGGAGGACGTCCGCCACATGCCCAAGCCGCTGTGGGCCATCCTCGTGCTGCTGTTCCCCCTCGTCGGCTCGATCTCGTGGCTGATCGCGGGCAAGAAGCGCAGTCCCGCGGCCGAGGGCTGGTCCGGGGTGCGGGAGCGCGGCGGGCGCGGCCAGTGGGTCGCCCCCGACGACAACCCCGACTTCCTGAAGTCCCTGGGCGAGGACAAGAAGGAGCGCGGCGAGGACGGCCCCAAGGAGGGCTGA
- a CDS encoding menaquinone biosynthesis decarboxylase, whose protein sequence is MAYDDLRSLLRALEREGDLKRIKAEVDPYLEVGEIVDRVQKSGGPALLFENVKGSAMPLAMNVFGTDRRLLKALGLKSYSEISEKIGGLLRPELPHGFVGVREAFGKLGAMTHVPPKKVKSGDAPVQEVVLTGDDVDLYQLPALFTWPQDGGSFFNLGLTHTKDPESGIRNLGLYRLQRHDKRTIGMHWQIHKDSRNHYQVAARRGERLPVAIAFGCPPAVSYASTAPLPGDIDEYLFAGFLAGKRIEMVDCKTVPLQVPAQAEVVIEGWLEPGEMLPEGPFGDHTGFYTPQEPFPALKIDCVTMRKRPLLQSIVVGRPPTEDGPLGKATERFFLPLLKIIVPDIVDYHLPEAGGFHNCAIVSIDKKYPKHAQKVMHAIWGAHMMSLTKLIVVVDSDCDVHDLHEVAWRALGNTDYARDLSVVEGPVDHLDHASYQQFWGGKAGIDATKKWPEEGYTRDGGWPDMVLSDPETAATVDRRWKEYGL, encoded by the coding sequence ATGGCTTACGACGATCTTCGCTCGCTGCTCAGGGCCCTGGAGCGTGAGGGCGACCTCAAGCGCATCAAGGCCGAGGTGGATCCGTACCTGGAGGTCGGGGAGATCGTCGACCGGGTGCAGAAGTCCGGGGGCCCGGCGCTGCTCTTCGAGAACGTGAAGGGCTCCGCGATGCCCCTCGCGATGAACGTCTTCGGGACCGACCGCCGGCTGCTGAAGGCGCTGGGCCTGAAGTCGTACTCCGAGATCTCGGAGAAGATCGGCGGTCTGCTGCGGCCCGAGCTGCCGCACGGCTTCGTGGGGGTGCGCGAGGCCTTCGGGAAGCTCGGCGCGATGACGCACGTCCCGCCGAAGAAGGTGAAGTCCGGGGACGCGCCGGTGCAGGAGGTCGTCCTCACCGGTGACGACGTCGACCTCTACCAGCTTCCCGCCCTCTTCACCTGGCCCCAGGACGGCGGCTCCTTCTTCAACCTCGGCCTGACCCACACCAAGGACCCGGAGTCCGGGATCCGCAACCTCGGCCTGTACCGGCTCCAGCGCCACGACAAGCGCACGATCGGCATGCACTGGCAGATCCACAAGGACAGCCGCAACCACTACCAGGTCGCGGCGAGGCGGGGCGAGCGCCTCCCGGTCGCGATCGCCTTCGGGTGCCCGCCGGCCGTGTCGTACGCCTCCACCGCGCCGCTGCCCGGCGACATCGACGAGTACCTCTTCGCCGGGTTCCTCGCGGGCAAGCGGATCGAGATGGTCGACTGCAAGACGGTGCCGCTCCAGGTGCCGGCTCAGGCGGAGGTCGTGATCGAGGGCTGGCTGGAGCCGGGGGAGATGCTGCCCGAGGGCCCCTTCGGCGACCACACGGGGTTCTACACCCCGCAGGAGCCGTTCCCGGCGCTGAAGATCGACTGCGTGACGATGCGGAAGCGGCCGCTGCTCCAGTCGATCGTGGTGGGCAGGCCCCCGACGGAGGACGGCCCGCTGGGCAAGGCGACGGAGCGCTTCTTCCTCCCCCTGCTGAAGATCATCGTGCCGGACATCGTGGACTACCACCTGCCCGAGGCGGGCGGCTTCCACAACTGCGCGATCGTCTCGATCGACAAGAAGTACCCCAAACACGCCCAGAAGGTGATGCACGCGATCTGGGGTGCCCACATGATGTCCCTCACCAAGCTGATCGTGGTCGTCGACTCCGACTGCGACGTCCACGACCTCCACGAGGTCGCGTGGCGCGCGCTCGGCAACACCGACTACGCGCGCGACCTCTCCGTCGTCGAGGGCCCCGTCGACCATCTCGACCACGCCTCCTACCAGCAGTTCTGGGGCGGCAAGGCGGGGATCGACGCGACGAAGAAGTGGCCCGAGGAGGGCTACACCCGTGACGGAGGCTGGCCCGACATGGTGTTGTCCGACCCGGAGACGGCGGCGACGGTCGACCGACGCTGGAAGGAATACGGCCTGTGA
- the mqnP gene encoding menaquinone biosynthesis prenyltransferase MqnP encodes MSSASAAIPQPGRTKAFLRLVMIEHSVFALPFAYIAALTAMFQMDKNIHWGRLLLVTICMVGLRTFAMAVNRIIDREIDARNPRTAHRELVTGAMSVRHAWTGALVAVVVFLGSAALLNPLCLALAPVAVIPMVVYPYGKRFTNFPQAILGLAQAMGPIGGWLAITGEWSWDAVILGLAVGIWIGGFDLIYACQDVDTDRETGVRSVPARFGIPAAVWGARVCHALTTALLLWYAVATDAGGFFWVGLMIVAGAFVYEHNIVRPTDLSRLNRAFFSVNGFIGIALFVCALLDLLVRGLTV; translated from the coding sequence GTGAGTTCCGCATCTGCCGCGATCCCGCAGCCGGGACGCACCAAGGCGTTCCTGCGCCTCGTGATGATCGAGCACTCGGTCTTCGCGCTGCCCTTCGCGTACATCGCCGCGCTCACCGCGATGTTCCAGATGGACAAGAACATCCACTGGGGCCGGCTGCTCCTGGTGACGATCTGCATGGTCGGCCTGCGCACCTTCGCGATGGCCGTGAACCGGATCATCGACCGCGAGATCGACGCGCGGAACCCCCGGACGGCCCACCGCGAGCTGGTGACCGGAGCGATGTCGGTGCGCCACGCCTGGACCGGCGCGCTGGTCGCGGTCGTGGTCTTCCTGGGCTCGGCGGCCCTGCTGAACCCGCTCTGCCTGGCCCTGGCCCCCGTCGCGGTGATCCCGATGGTGGTCTACCCCTACGGCAAGCGGTTCACGAACTTCCCGCAGGCCATCCTGGGTCTCGCGCAGGCCATGGGTCCGATCGGCGGCTGGCTGGCCATCACCGGCGAGTGGTCCTGGGACGCGGTGATCCTCGGCCTCGCGGTCGGCATCTGGATCGGCGGCTTCGACCTGATCTACGCCTGCCAGGACGTGGACACCGACCGCGAGACCGGTGTCAGGTCGGTCCCGGCCCGCTTCGGCATCCCGGCGGCGGTCTGGGGAGCCAGGGTGTGCCACGCGCTGACGACAGCGCTGCTGCTCTGGTATGCGGTGGCCACGGACGCGGGCGGGTTCTTCTGGGTCGGCCTGATGATCGTCGCGGGCGCGTTCGTGTACGAGCACAACATCGTCCGGCCGACCGATCTGTCCCGGCTGAACAGGGCGTTCTTCAGCGTCAACGGGTTCATCGGGATCGCCCTGTTCGTCTGTGCGCTGCTGGATCTCCTGGTTCGGGGACTGACGGTCTGA